A genomic segment from Psychrobacter arcticus 273-4 encodes:
- the arsS gene encoding arsenosugar biosynthesis radical SAM (seleno)protein ArsS (Some members of this family are selenoproteins.) translates to MKSTIELLEDTDFPAIKRRELKILQVNMGYLCNMSCVHCHVAASPYRTEMMSRELVELIPQILQAQNIDTLDLTGGAPEMHEDFKYLVKAARALGVKVIDRCNLTILMVEGYEDMAQFLADNEVEVVASLPCYSLENVDKQRGKGAFDDSILGLHKLNALGYGKSGSNLTLNLVYNPQGATLPPNQQQLEADYKRELKVHFDIEFNQLFALINMPIQRFGAVLLAKKQFHPYMDLLKVNYVATNLTEVMCRSTISVNWLGELFDCDFNQQLEIPVPNKSRRHLRDLLTQNPAGDDIAIADHCYGCTAGQGSSCGGTLEESAI, encoded by the coding sequence ATGAAATCTACCATTGAATTACTCGAAGATACTGATTTTCCTGCTATTAAAAGGCGAGAGCTTAAAATCCTGCAAGTGAATATGGGTTACTTATGCAATATGTCCTGTGTGCATTGTCATGTTGCAGCCAGTCCGTACCGTACGGAGATGATGTCACGTGAGCTGGTTGAGCTGATTCCACAAATTTTACAAGCGCAAAATATCGATACACTGGATTTGACTGGTGGCGCGCCTGAGATGCACGAAGACTTTAAGTACTTGGTTAAAGCGGCACGAGCGTTGGGTGTCAAAGTGATTGATCGCTGCAATCTGACGATTCTGATGGTAGAAGGTTATGAGGATATGGCGCAGTTCTTAGCGGACAATGAGGTTGAGGTAGTAGCCTCGCTTCCTTGTTACTCATTAGAAAATGTAGACAAACAACGCGGCAAAGGGGCATTTGATGACAGTATCTTAGGACTGCATAAGCTTAATGCCTTAGGTTACGGTAAATCTGGTTCGAATTTAACGTTGAATCTTGTGTATAACCCGCAGGGAGCGACGCTACCGCCCAATCAGCAGCAGCTAGAAGCTGACTATAAGCGTGAGTTGAAAGTGCATTTCGATATTGAGTTTAATCAGCTGTTTGCCTTAATCAATATGCCTATTCAGCGCTTTGGTGCGGTGCTATTGGCTAAAAAACAGTTCCATCCCTATATGGATCTACTCAAAGTCAATTACGTGGCTACTAATTTAACCGAAGTAATGTGCCGCTCGACTATCAGTGTGAATTGGCTAGGAGAATTATTTGATTGCGACTTTAATCAGCAACTAGAGATTCCGGTGCCAAACAAATCTCGTCGCCATCTACGAGATTTATTAACACAAAATCCTGCTGGTGATGATATTGCCATTGCGGACCACTGCTATGGTTGTACGGCAGGACAGGGCAGTAGCTGCGGCGGTACTTTAGAAGAGTCAGCTATTTAG
- a CDS encoding TIGR04283 family arsenosugar biosynthesis glycosyltransferase, whose translation MTAVPIKLSIVVPLLNEADNLTRLIGYLAHLNPLPHQVILVDGGSTDGSVVIAKKLIKGLINSSQADINWQVVDWQITESAAGRAIQMNVGADLATGNVLLFLHADTQLPSHAITEITSAVMRAEWGRFDVRLDSPEWMLSIVSQMMNWRSRLSGIATGDQAIFIKKTLFEQLGGYPQQPLMEDIELCKRLKAIGKPACLRSKVITSARRWQQYGTWRTILLMWHLRFDYWRGVSADNIKQRYYKT comes from the coding sequence ATGACTGCTGTGCCGATTAAACTCTCTATCGTAGTACCGTTATTAAACGAAGCGGATAATTTGACGCGATTGATTGGTTATCTTGCCCATCTGAACCCACTACCGCATCAAGTCATATTGGTCGATGGCGGCTCAACGGATGGCTCGGTTGTTATCGCTAAGAAACTGATTAAAGGTTTGATAAATAGCAGTCAAGCAGATATTAACTGGCAGGTTGTTGATTGGCAAATAACAGAGTCCGCCGCTGGTCGTGCTATCCAGATGAATGTAGGTGCTGATCTAGCAACGGGTAATGTGTTGCTATTTTTACATGCTGATACACAGCTGCCGAGTCATGCTATCACTGAGATTACATCGGCCGTCATGCGAGCCGAGTGGGGACGTTTTGATGTGCGTTTGGACAGTCCTGAATGGATGCTTAGCATAGTCAGTCAGATGATGAATTGGCGTTCTAGATTAAGTGGGATTGCAACGGGTGATCAAGCGATATTTATCAAAAAAACACTTTTTGAGCAGCTGGGTGGTTACCCTCAGCAGCCACTTATGGAAGATATTGAGCTTTGCAAACGTCTTAAAGCTATTGGTAAGCCGGCTTGTCTACGAAGCAAGGTGATAACTTCAGCACGGCGCTGGCAGCAGTATGGCACGTGGCGCACAATATTATTGATGTGGCATCTGCGTTTTGATTACTGGCGCGGTGTCTCTGCTGATAATATTAAGCAGCGTTATTATAAGACTTAG
- a CDS encoding methyltransferase domain-containing protein, whose amino-acid sequence MHEVVQDYYGKQLQSTEDLKTSACCDVSNMPSWLKPLLANIHDEVLSRYYGCGLVCPALLEGCRILDLGCGSGRDVYALAQLVGSTGHVVGVDMTDEQLAIAKQHQDYHVDKFGYDNVTFLKGYIEKLDELNLDPNSFDIIVSNCVINLSPDKAAVMASVQRLLKPGGEFYFSDVYADRRIPQQLINDPVLYGECLSGALYWKDFERLARHADFLDPRLVEDRPLEITDPLLAAKIGDIQFFSATYRLFKIATLEDACEDHGQAVIYRGTIDQLPHHFNLDKHHAIETGRVFPVCGNTFRMLKESRFAKHFDFIGDDSRHYGIFAGCGDILPFGNQANIVSDSNVGQSVNSGSCC is encoded by the coding sequence ATGCATGAGGTCGTTCAAGATTATTATGGCAAGCAGCTACAAAGTACCGAGGATTTAAAAACGTCAGCATGCTGTGATGTTAGCAATATGCCAAGTTGGTTGAAGCCTTTGTTGGCGAATATTCATGATGAGGTTTTAAGTCGATATTATGGTTGTGGATTGGTCTGCCCAGCGCTACTTGAAGGCTGCCGTATCCTAGATTTGGGCTGCGGTTCGGGCCGTGATGTCTATGCATTAGCACAATTGGTTGGTAGTACCGGCCATGTGGTCGGTGTCGATATGACGGATGAACAATTGGCCATTGCAAAGCAGCATCAAGATTATCATGTGGATAAATTTGGCTACGACAATGTGACTTTTCTTAAGGGTTACATCGAAAAACTAGATGAGCTAAACTTAGACCCCAATAGCTTCGATATCATTGTCTCAAATTGCGTCATTAACCTATCACCTGATAAAGCAGCGGTCATGGCCAGTGTGCAGCGTTTGCTCAAGCCTGGCGGTGAGTTTTACTTCTCTGACGTCTATGCAGACCGCCGTATCCCACAGCAATTGATCAATGATCCTGTCCTCTATGGGGAATGTTTAAGCGGTGCATTATACTGGAAGGATTTTGAGCGCCTAGCGCGACATGCTGATTTTTTAGACCCACGTCTGGTTGAAGACCGTCCGCTTGAAATCACTGATCCGCTACTTGCCGCTAAGATTGGCGATATTCAGTTTTTTTCCGCTACTTATCGATTGTTTAAGATTGCCACGCTGGAAGATGCTTGTGAAGACCATGGTCAAGCAGTCATTTATCGTGGCACCATTGACCAGCTACCGCATCATTTTAACTTAGATAAGCATCATGCGATTGAGACGGGCCGCGTCTTCCCCGTCTGCGGTAATACTTTTCGTATGCTAAAAGAATCACGCTTTGCTAAGCATTTTGACTTTATTGGAGATGATAGTCGTCATTATGGTATTTTTGCAGGCTGTGGTGACATCCTACCGTTCGGTAATCAAGCCAATATAGTGTCTGATTCAAACGTCGGGCAGTCTGTTAATTCAGGAAGCTGTTGCTAA
- a CDS encoding phosphoethanolamine transferase, with translation MSKHLIADPAVAETNDASRDKSKFHHREVNLTYLIIVVVLYLVATANIGFFKQVLMIYPFADNIGFIASLSGLLFGLMWLLFQLLCYRSTAKIVLIAMVLIAAACSYFTDTYGTIFDRGMLVNSLQTDQAEAMGLMAPSFVIRLLLLGVLPAFVISKIRIKRLSIGRSIVQKAITLITSIAIIAVCLLPFGDQYASFFRQHKIVRSYTNPITPIYSIIKLGTDYVDELRRPDTLILHATDAKHIAAVNSTTKPKLMVFVVGETVRADHIGLNGYKRDTLPLLASQPDIYSFKHATSCGTSTAYSVPCMFSYANREDYDIDTAEYNENVLDTLNRQGVNVIWRDNNSSSKGVADRVTFEDYKTSELNPNCDSECRDIGMLDGFDTLVKSDTGVKAAAKPQDTLILLHQMGNHGPAYYQRYPKEFEEYKPVCMTNELSKCDEQSVINGYDNAIRYTDYFLNAVIDTLKPYEQDYDVVMVYISDHGESLGENNVYLHGLPYGIAPNAQKQVPVIIWSPKNNGINTKSLSDMTNQPVSHDFITPTLLSFFGITTQEVQSEPTFFKNGN, from the coding sequence ATGTCAAAACACTTAATTGCTGATCCAGCCGTTGCAGAAACCAATGATGCAAGCCGCGATAAAAGTAAATTTCATCATCGTGAGGTCAATCTTACTTATCTAATTATAGTCGTTGTACTATATCTCGTTGCTACTGCAAATATCGGCTTCTTTAAGCAAGTATTAATGATCTATCCATTTGCTGATAACATTGGTTTCATAGCTTCTCTTAGCGGGCTATTGTTTGGGCTGATGTGGTTATTGTTTCAGCTATTATGTTATCGATCAACAGCAAAAATAGTACTGATTGCTATGGTGCTGATTGCGGCAGCATGTAGTTACTTCACCGATACTTATGGGACGATATTTGACCGTGGTATGTTGGTTAATAGCTTGCAGACTGATCAAGCAGAAGCGATGGGATTGATGGCACCAAGCTTTGTTATTCGACTGCTGCTATTGGGTGTGCTACCAGCTTTTGTGATCAGCAAGATTCGTATAAAGCGCCTATCTATAGGTCGCTCAATCGTGCAAAAGGCAATCACCTTGATAACGTCTATTGCGATAATAGCAGTTTGCCTATTGCCATTCGGAGATCAATACGCCAGCTTTTTTCGCCAGCATAAAATAGTGCGTAGTTATACCAATCCCATTACCCCTATTTATTCTATCATCAAACTCGGTACCGACTATGTCGATGAGCTACGTCGCCCTGATACCTTGATACTGCATGCGACAGATGCAAAACATATAGCAGCCGTCAATAGCACAACAAAACCTAAGCTGATGGTATTCGTAGTCGGTGAAACAGTTCGCGCTGATCATATTGGTTTAAATGGCTATAAACGCGATACGCTGCCGCTACTTGCCAGCCAGCCAGACATCTATAGCTTCAAGCATGCTACCTCTTGCGGCACTTCAACCGCTTATTCAGTACCGTGCATGTTCAGTTATGCTAACAGAGAAGACTACGACATAGATACTGCTGAGTACAATGAGAATGTGCTGGATACGCTCAATAGACAAGGCGTCAATGTCATCTGGCGAGACAACAATTCTAGCTCTAAAGGCGTGGCAGATCGAGTCACTTTTGAAGACTATAAAACCTCTGAGTTAAACCCTAATTGTGATAGTGAGTGTCGTGATATTGGCATGCTTGACGGCTTTGATACTTTAGTTAAGTCGGACACAGGGGTCAAAGCAGCTGCTAAGCCACAAGATACACTAATTTTATTACATCAAATGGGCAATCATGGTCCTGCTTATTACCAACGCTATCCTAAAGAGTTTGAAGAATACAAGCCAGTCTGTATGACCAATGAGTTATCCAAATGTGATGAACAGTCGGTAATTAACGGTTATGACAATGCGATTCGCTATACTGACTACTTTTTAAATGCCGTCATAGATACGCTAAAACCCTACGAACAAGACTATGATGTGGTGATGGTATATATTAGTGATCATGGGGAAAGTTTGGGTGAAAACAACGTGTATTTACATGGTCTGCCGTACGGTATTGCGCCGAATGCCCAAAAACAGGTGCCAGTAATCATTTGGTCTCCTAAAAACAATGGTATTAATACTAAAAGTCTGTCTGATATGACCAATCAGCCGGTGTCACATGATTTTATTACCCCAACCTTATTGAGTTTTTTTGGTATTACTACTCAAGAGGTTCAATCAGAACCTACCTTTTTTAAGAATGGTAATTAA
- a CDS encoding acyl-CoA thioesterase: MKALAKLPEIQETLNKDSNHPMHGFAVIYSQQVEWGDMDSFGHVNNVVYYTYAQNARIYYNSQLNLFNEKTFSVMAASSCQYFKPVTYPDTLWVGVRVKKIGNASLIHEYTYYSTAMNTIVASGESVLVYLDKSSGQKKNIDETKKAAITAFEGVH; this comes from the coding sequence ATGAAAGCTTTAGCAAAATTACCGGAAATACAAGAGACGCTTAATAAAGACAGTAACCATCCCATGCATGGTTTTGCGGTTATTTACTCTCAACAAGTAGAGTGGGGTGATATGGATTCTTTTGGTCATGTCAATAATGTGGTCTATTACACTTATGCCCAAAACGCTCGTATTTACTATAACAGTCAATTAAATCTATTTAATGAAAAGACTTTTTCAGTCATGGCGGCATCATCCTGTCAATATTTCAAACCAGTGACTTATCCTGATACCTTATGGGTCGGTGTCCGAGTCAAGAAAATTGGCAATGCTAGCTTGATTCATGAATATACTTATTATAGTACTGCTATGAATACTATTGTCGCTAGCGGTGAGTCAGTGCTGGTGTATCTTGATAAATCCAGTGGACAAAAGAAAAATATTGATGAAACAAAAAAAGCGGCGATTACTGCTTTTGAAGGTGTTCACTAA
- a CDS encoding PAP2 family lipid A phosphatase, translating into MTLAKKSTDWMWLKLLCLTIIATLTFEHSQFDIRISELFYANGHWLLEKDAQPYAFIFYDSPKLLLILFGVYLITVLTWCYWQSRFTKTVNAKAFFIRPIAALSSREIAYLLITIIMVPTVIATLKSFTHVSCPNNLSLFNGDLSYLNLWQNILAKTPAKCFPAAHASAGFSLYGLAFLPTLRKYRYKVFVIVTVLGWTMGIYKMSFGDHFFSHTLVSMLLAWTITCALASLFFKRSLK; encoded by the coding sequence ATGACTCTAGCAAAAAAATCAACTGATTGGATGTGGCTCAAGCTGCTGTGCTTAACCATTATTGCGACATTGACGTTTGAGCACAGCCAATTTGATATTCGTATTAGTGAGCTGTTCTATGCAAATGGACATTGGCTACTCGAAAAAGATGCGCAGCCTTATGCGTTTATCTTTTATGATTCTCCTAAACTGTTATTAATATTATTCGGCGTCTATTTAATAACTGTTTTAACTTGGTGCTATTGGCAAAGTCGATTTACTAAGACTGTAAATGCTAAAGCATTTTTTATTAGACCAATCGCCGCATTGTCCAGCCGAGAAATAGCTTATCTATTAATTACTATCATTATGGTACCTACGGTTATCGCAACGCTCAAAAGCTTCACCCATGTTAGTTGCCCAAATAACTTATCCTTATTTAATGGCGATCTATCCTATCTCAATCTCTGGCAAAACATACTCGCTAAAACGCCTGCGAAATGCTTTCCAGCAGCGCATGCCAGCGCAGGATTTTCTTTATATGGATTGGCATTTTTACCAACATTACGAAAATATCGCTATAAAGTTTTTGTAATAGTCACAGTTTTAGGATGGACGATGGGGATATATAAGATGTCTTTTGGCGACCATTTTTTCAGTCATACCTTAGTATCGATGCTACTGGCATGGACGATAACTTGTGCGCTCGCAAGTCTCTTTTTCAAAAGGTCTTTAAAATAA
- a CDS encoding response regulator transcription factor → MYKILLIEDNPDIVANIYAFFEPKGFELDNAHNGLSGLALAANNRYDVILLDVMLPGMDGTKLCKMLREELHDKTPVLMLTARDTILDKVAGFDSGADDYLVKPFSLVELEARIKALIRRHQDEHFQHNIQVGSLSLNVAEHSVKRDDKPLKLTPTGFKILHTLMSASPRVVSKTELEEKVWEQDVPSSDALRTHLHSVRAQVDKPFDKTMIVTMPGVGYQIIDPDKV, encoded by the coding sequence ATGTACAAAATTCTTCTCATTGAAGACAATCCCGATATCGTGGCAAATATCTATGCTTTTTTTGAACCAAAAGGATTTGAGCTGGATAATGCCCATAATGGTCTGAGTGGCTTGGCACTGGCAGCAAACAATCGTTACGACGTGATACTACTGGATGTGATGCTTCCCGGTATGGACGGTACCAAACTGTGTAAAATGCTCAGAGAAGAGCTGCATGATAAGACGCCCGTATTAATGCTAACCGCGCGTGACACTATTTTGGATAAAGTCGCAGGGTTTGATAGTGGTGCTGATGACTATTTGGTCAAACCTTTCTCATTGGTTGAATTAGAAGCACGTATAAAAGCGCTGATACGCCGTCATCAAGACGAACATTTTCAGCACAATATACAAGTAGGCTCATTGTCTCTTAACGTAGCTGAACACAGTGTCAAACGAGACGACAAGCCATTAAAATTAACCCCAACGGGATTCAAAATTCTGCACACTCTAATGAGTGCCTCGCCACGAGTGGTTAGTAAAACTGAGCTTGAGGAAAAGGTATGGGAACAGGATGTGCCAAGCAGTGATGCCCTTCGCACACATTTGCATAGTGTGCGTGCACAAGTTGATAAGCCGTTCGATAAAACCATGATAGTGACGATGCCTGGCGTTGGTTACCAAATTATTGATCCAGACAAGGTGTAA
- a CDS encoding TIGR04282 family arsenosugar biosynthesis glycosyltransferase, which translates to MPKDTLIIIFAKFPAPGMAKTRLQPAIGLDGASLMAKQLLLHSVEQALATGFSVELCVSPAPKDPCWQTLNLSKSLQWSSQVNDDLGLRMLAASQQALSKFEQLVLIGTDCPSLTSLRIQEAVQQLKQSDTVMIPASDGGYVLLGFKQAQASLFSNIEWSTASVAAVTRQRIAALGWTLALLEPLHDIDEPADLKHLPIGWLEKIGC; encoded by the coding sequence ATGCCAAAAGACACGCTCATCATTATTTTTGCCAAGTTTCCCGCTCCCGGCATGGCAAAGACCCGTTTGCAACCCGCAATCGGTCTTGATGGCGCATCACTTATGGCGAAACAGTTATTATTGCATAGCGTTGAGCAGGCACTAGCAACTGGATTTAGCGTCGAGCTGTGTGTTAGTCCAGCGCCAAAGGATCCGTGCTGGCAGACGCTTAATTTATCTAAATCATTGCAGTGGTCATCGCAAGTAAATGATGACTTAGGGTTACGCATGTTAGCTGCCAGCCAGCAAGCGCTAAGTAAGTTTGAACAGCTAGTATTGATTGGCACGGATTGTCCAAGTTTAACGTCATTACGCATTCAAGAGGCAGTGCAGCAATTGAAACAGTCTGATACGGTCATGATTCCTGCCTCGGATGGCGGTTATGTGCTCTTGGGATTTAAGCAAGCTCAGGCTAGTTTATTTTCGAATATCGAGTGGAGTACTGCCAGCGTGGCAGCGGTGACTCGACAACGTATCGCAGCATTGGGTTGGACGCTGGCATTACTAGAGCCATTGCATGACATTGATGAGCCTGCAGATTTAAAACATCTGCCCATAGGCTGGCTTGAAAAAATAGGCTGTTGA
- a CDS encoding diacylglycerol kinase, whose product MNTDNSEPKNQIAATELLAPNSYASLAKGKKGFSRIVKAAGYSLDGFKAAYKFEAAFRQVFWLNLVLFIAIILIPFDISIKMLLIITSFLSLIVELFNTGLEASVDYTSTEQHPLAKIAKDVGSAAQFLVLLLLFILWVMSVWNLLY is encoded by the coding sequence ATGAATACAGACAACTCTGAACCAAAAAATCAAATAGCCGCTACTGAGCTGCTTGCACCTAATAGCTATGCCAGCCTTGCTAAAGGTAAAAAAGGTTTTTCTCGTATTGTGAAAGCCGCTGGTTATTCTCTAGATGGTTTTAAAGCCGCTTATAAGTTTGAGGCGGCTTTTAGACAAGTATTTTGGCTCAACCTTGTCTTGTTCATTGCAATCATACTTATCCCTTTTGATATCAGCATAAAAATGCTGCTGATAATCACCTCTTTCTTATCCCTTATCGTTGAGCTATTTAATACGGGTCTTGAAGCCAGTGTTGACTATACCTCAACAGAACAGCATCCACTCGCCAAGATAGCTAAGGATGTGGGTTCTGCGGCGCAATTTTTGGTGTTATTACTTTTGTTTATCTTATGGGTAATGTCTGTATGGAACCTTTTATATTGA
- a CDS encoding sensor histidine kinase — MFTIDSIANKFRISYFLFALLLCSTFVSIFMYAEMRIEQDLVKGPLLQQLQLSQRQHGEQAAYTANPGIKIYRYDSAPENLKKIANGTVQEIRVTVNNQAGNTKTNLHFFSHQQNEQHYILTYLEDIEMVMVMENYPVLAIFEGLEDIFADALKIAVVLSLLIAALFSHLSSKQIIKPLLDLKQAVETDHQNLTELTHLPSEVGVLARAIDEKNHKLEQYLKREQLFTGDVSHELRTPLTIIMGASEVLASQLEDNSRLSEFANRISTTAKETSETISALLLLSRAPEQLDTPQTSINTIALDEVSRLRYLLRHKPVSCKVVADTDYVAYVRPELLKMALGNLIKNAFQYTDDGEVIVTIDSEKITVSDTGLGIPEIMMPLLYERFERLNDINTGDQVEGSGLGLSIVQRITAHMGWQLTHQANKTGGSTFSVYYNK, encoded by the coding sequence ATGTTCACTATAGACTCAATCGCTAATAAGTTTCGAATCTCATACTTCCTATTCGCCTTATTGCTTTGCAGCACTTTCGTCAGTATTTTTATGTATGCTGAGATGCGAATTGAACAGGACTTAGTTAAAGGGCCTCTTCTACAACAGCTACAACTTAGTCAAAGACAACATGGTGAGCAGGCTGCTTATACAGCAAATCCTGGTATTAAAATTTATCGTTATGATAGTGCGCCTGAGAATTTAAAAAAAATAGCAAACGGAACTGTTCAAGAGATACGTGTAACCGTGAATAACCAAGCGGGCAACACTAAAACCAATCTTCACTTTTTTTCCCATCAACAAAATGAGCAGCATTATATTTTGACATACTTAGAAGATATTGAGATGGTGATGGTGATGGAAAACTATCCTGTTTTAGCCATCTTCGAAGGATTAGAGGATATATTTGCCGATGCACTGAAAATTGCGGTCGTTTTGAGCTTGCTAATTGCAGCGCTATTCTCGCATTTATCATCTAAGCAAATCATAAAGCCTCTATTAGATTTAAAGCAAGCAGTGGAAACAGATCATCAAAACCTAACCGAATTGACCCATCTACCCTCAGAAGTTGGGGTATTAGCACGAGCTATCGATGAAAAAAACCATAAGCTAGAGCAATATCTAAAACGCGAGCAACTGTTTACTGGCGATGTGAGTCATGAATTGCGCACACCGTTGACCATTATCATGGGTGCATCTGAAGTACTTGCTTCACAACTTGAAGACAATAGTCGCTTGAGCGAATTCGCCAACCGTATTAGCACTACCGCTAAAGAAACCTCTGAAACTATCAGCGCTTTATTACTCTTATCACGCGCGCCCGAACAACTGGACACACCGCAAACGTCTATCAACACCATCGCCCTTGACGAAGTGTCACGCTTAAGATATTTGCTCCGCCATAAACCGGTAAGTTGTAAAGTGGTCGCTGATACAGATTATGTGGCATACGTGCGACCTGAACTGCTAAAAATGGCGTTAGGTAATTTAATAAAAAATGCCTTTCAGTATACTGATGATGGTGAAGTCATTGTAACCATCGATAGTGAGAAAATCACAGTCTCTGATACCGGTCTTGGGATTCCCGAGATTATGATGCCGCTACTGTATGAGAGGTTTGAGCGGCTAAATGATATCAATACAGGCGATCAGGTAGAAGGTAGCGGTTTGGGTCTGAGTATTGTGCAACGTATCACGGCTCATATGGGTTGGCAGTTAACGCACCAAGCTAATAAGACAGGCGGTAGTACCTTTAGTGTTTATTATAATAAGTAG
- a CDS encoding DUF547 domain-containing protein: MSLFNNLVVKTTIATAILLSSAAAYANFNHRSWDALLDKHVIMTNAGKASVVDYAGMQADKSKLSSYLNATSKVTQSEFNRWNKDEQLAFLINVYNAGTVELVLTKYPNIKSIKDIGSVLSSPWKQNFIPLLGKTRSLDDIEHNLIRGSKRYNDPRIHFAVNCASIGCPALLGDAFTGKHLDKQLEQVTSKFLADSSRNRLKGNRLEISPIFKWYKEDFAMGWRGTNDVEEFLGRYSQALGMNSSQAKALAQGKIKVSYTDYDWRLNKK, from the coding sequence ATGTCGTTATTCAATAACTTAGTAGTCAAAACGACTATTGCCACCGCTATCTTGTTATCAAGTGCAGCGGCCTATGCTAATTTTAATCACCGCAGTTGGGACGCGTTGCTAGATAAACATGTGATCATGACCAATGCTGGCAAGGCGTCTGTAGTGGATTATGCTGGCATGCAAGCGGATAAGAGCAAGCTGTCAAGCTATCTGAATGCTACTAGTAAAGTGACTCAGTCTGAATTTAATCGTTGGAATAAAGATGAGCAATTAGCATTTCTAATTAATGTCTATAACGCAGGTACGGTAGAGTTGGTGCTCACCAAATATCCAAATATCAAGTCAATTAAAGATATTGGATCAGTATTAAGCTCACCTTGGAAGCAGAATTTCATACCACTGTTGGGTAAAACGCGCTCGCTGGATGATATTGAACACAATCTGATTCGCGGCTCTAAGCGTTACAATGACCCGCGTATTCACTTTGCGGTTAATTGCGCAAGCATTGGCTGTCCTGCACTCCTAGGCGATGCTTTTACTGGTAAGCACTTAGATAAGCAGTTAGAGCAAGTCACCAGTAAGTTTTTGGCAGATAGCAGTCGTAATCGCCTAAAAGGCAATAGGCTTGAGATATCGCCCATTTTTAAATGGTATAAAGAAGATTTTGCGATGGGCTGGCGCGGCACTAATGATGTTGAAGAATTTTTGGGACGTTATAGCCAAGCATTAGGAATGAATAGCTCTCAAGCAAAAGCATTAGCGCAGGGCAAAATAAAAGTCAGTTATACCGATTATGATTGGCGCTTGAATAAAAAATAA
- the mtnP gene encoding S-methyl-5'-thioadenosine phosphorylase, producing the protein MTSIAVENTVKNTADIAIIGGSGLYQMQALTNKRSITIPTPYGNPSDDIVLGELDGVTVAFLTRHGQGHRLTPSEVPYRANIYALKTLGVRYIVSVSAVGSLQETLKPLDMVIPDQMIDMTKQRVSTFFGEGAVAHVSMADPLCPKVADILMRAYDQANIADGQCHSKATYVCIEGPQFSTRAESHWYRQMQADIIGMTNMPEAKLAREASIAYATLALVTDFDCWHPHEEAVSADYAIKNLMKNADNAQQVIKQAVALIASEQPKSIAHNALTRALVTPVEAMSEETKTRLAALLP; encoded by the coding sequence ATGACTTCAATTGCAGTAGAAAATACAGTAAAAAACACTGCCGATATCGCTATTATCGGTGGTAGCGGTCTGTATCAAATGCAAGCTCTAACCAATAAGCGAAGCATTACGATTCCAACGCCTTATGGCAATCCGTCCGATGATATTGTGCTTGGTGAACTTGATGGCGTCACGGTCGCATTCTTGACGCGGCATGGTCAAGGGCACAGGTTAACCCCATCTGAGGTGCCTTACCGTGCCAATATCTATGCCTTAAAGACTTTAGGCGTACGCTATATCGTCTCAGTATCAGCGGTTGGCTCATTGCAAGAAACGCTGAAACCATTAGATATGGTCATCCCTGATCAGATGATTGATATGACGAAGCAGCGAGTAAGTACGTTCTTTGGAGAGGGTGCAGTCGCCCATGTATCAATGGCCGACCCTTTATGCCCTAAGGTGGCAGACATCTTAATGCGAGCTTATGATCAAGCAAATATTGCGGATGGGCAGTGCCATTCAAAAGCGACCTATGTGTGTATCGAAGGACCTCAGTTTTCAACTCGCGCAGAATCACACTGGTATCGGCAGATGCAAGCAGACATTATTGGTATGACCAATATGCCAGAAGCTAAGCTCGCTCGCGAAGCCAGCATCGCCTATGCGACCTTAGCGCTTGTGACAGATTTTGATTGCTGGCATCCGCATGAGGAAGCCGTCAGTGCGGATTACGCTATAAAGAATCTAATGAAAAATGCAGATAACGCGCAGCAAGTGATTAAGCAAGCCGTGGCATTAATTGCATCCGAACAGCCTAAATCCATTGCCCATAATGCTTTGACCCGAGCATTAGTTACGCCTGTTGAAGCGATGAGCGAAGAGACTAAGACAAGACTTGCGGCGTTACTTCCGTAG